In one Grus americana isolate bGruAme1 chromosome 1, bGruAme1.mat, whole genome shotgun sequence genomic region, the following are encoded:
- the PRRT4 gene encoding proline-rich transmembrane protein 4: MGGHEGCGVPQGVCAPPPPTDPSLLARSPPPPAASPPGVPLPPPAAASACAPGSACGSGGPDPRGAPPAPLSWPPHFVALQTSWSTAAAAWGPAWDAHVYGVGGLFALLGLLGLLVLLGGPRGRPPAARLLGGLLAVAGAARAFPFFFDAYERRGRLPPAAARLLFELPFPCLGWGLALALRPPGPPPRCRTPAMAALGVLHVAGALGAVLAVAALGRLPGLLLLPRGLFAGLAAALALGVLPRCGGGRAGGTPRQRGAGGRGGRGGGGGGGGGRAERGAAGVRGAAGAGLGGPGPPGALGLVGAAAGLSPGRGRHGAAPRRAGAGGDPPAAAEPPRAPQRLRPPAAGGGRGAAPLRGPPRAPRGRRGPHRRLPAPLAHRPAPQHRRGAGSAARHLPPPRRRHRGGDQRHRHAGDRHPRRGGQWRHRRSGERHDRPAGDRNKRRGEARHRRHGSEWHNRDTESRHHRHTGD, from the coding sequence ATGGGGGGGCACGAGGGATGTGGGGTGCCGCAGGGGGtgtgcgcccccccccccccaactgaCCCCTCTCTCCTCGCCCGCAGCCCACCCCCCCCGGCCGCCAGCCCTCCCGGGGtgccgctccccccccccgccgccgcctccgcctgCGCCCCCGGTTCCGCCTGCGGGTCGGGGGGGCCGGATCCCCGtggggcccccccagcccccctgtcCTGGCCCCCCCACTTCGTGGCCCTTCAGACCAGCTGGTCGacggccgccgccgcctgggGCCCGGCCTGGGACGCTCACGTctacggggtgggggggctttttgctctgctggggctcctggggctcctggtgctgctgggggggccccgcggccgcccacccgccgcccggctcctgggggggctgctggcGGTGGCGGGGGCCGCCCGCgccttccccttcttcttcgACGCCTACGAGCGCCGCGGCCGcctgccccccgccgccgctcgcctGCTCTTCGagctgcccttcccctgcctgggctgggggctggcgcTGGCCCTGcgccccccgggcccccccccgcgCTGCCGGACCCCCGCCATGGCGGCGTTGGGGGTGCTGCACGTGGCCGGGGCGCTGGGGGCCGTGCTGGCCGTGGCGGCGCTGGGCCggctgccggggctgctgctgctgccgcggGGGCTCTTCGCCGGGCTGGCGGCCGCCCTGGCGCTGGGGGTGCTGCCCCGCTGCGGGGGGGGGCGCGCGGGGGGGACCCCGCGGCAAAGGGGGGCCGGCGGCCGggggggccgcggcggcgggggtgGCGGCGGTGGGGGCCGTGCTGAGCGCGGGGCTGCAGGTGTTCGGGGCGCTGCaggcgctgggctgggggggcccggCCCCCCTGGGGCCCTGGGCCTggtgggggctgcagctgggctgtCGCCTGGCCGAGGCCGCCATGGGGCTGCCCCTCGCCGCGCTGGCGCTGGCGGCGACCCCCCCGCCGCGGCAGaacccccccgagccccccaaCGGCTGcgccccccggccgcggggggAGGCCGAGGCGCTGCCCCTCTGCGGGggcccccccgagccccccgaGGCCGACGGGGACCCCACCGCCGGCTACCGGCCCCCCTCGCCCATCGACCTGCGCCGCAGCATCGACGAGGCGCTGGGAGCGCGGCCCGGCATCTTCCGCCACCACGGCGCCGGCACCGCGGCGGGGATCAGCGTCATCGGCACGCCGGGGATCGGCACCCACGGCGCGGCGGGCAGTGGCGGCACCGGCGCAGCGGGGAGCGGCACGACCGGCCTGCCGGGGATCGGAACAAGCGGCGCGGCGAGGCTCGGCACCGCCGGCACGGCAGCGAGTGGCACAACCGCGACACCGAGTCTCGGCACCACCGGCACACCGGGGATTAG
- the LEP gene encoding leptin, whose amino-acid sequence MRWPSVSLWGLLWLWLPLAGGRPVRLEKVQADTRNLTRTLSARIQQLQLFPLSLKISGLEAIPGEGAPEGLGAMDHRLQLFQRLLAHLATGSLPLAQIANDMENLRSLLAALAARLGCPPPRTPPAPPGPPGLPDLLAEAPHTAAGLALARLRVCLDGIAARLDGLPAC is encoded by the exons ATGCGGTGGCCCAGCGTGTCCCTCTGGGGTCTCCTCTGGCTGTGGCTCCCGCTGGCCGGTGGCCGCCCGGTCCGGCTGGAGAAGGTCCAGGCGGACACCAGGAACCTCACCCGCACCCTCAGCGCCCGcatccagcagctgcag cTCTTCCCCCTGAGCCTGAAGATCAGCGGGCTGGAGGCCATCCCGGGGGAGGGGGCTccggaggggctgggggccatGGACCACCGCCTCCAGCTCTTCCAGCGCCTGCTGGCCCACCTGGCTACCGGCAGCTTGCCGCTGGCCCAGATCGCCAACGACATGGAGAACCTCCGCAGCCTCCTGGCCGCCCTGGCCGCCCGCCtgggctgccccccgccccgcacccccccggcccccccgggcccccccggGCTGCCCGATCTGCTGGCCGAAGCCCCCCACACCGCTGCCGGGCTGGCCCTGGCGCGGCTCCGCGTCTGCCTGGACGGCATCGCCGCCCGCCTCGACGGCCTGCCCGCCTGCTAG
- the RBM28 gene encoding RNA-binding protein 28, translating into MAAAGGGSAPVSGRTVMVRGLPAAATAADLESLFGCLGPLRRCFVVTEKGTKTCRGFGYVTFSLPEDAQRALREATTLGGRRLGVTPARQRPREGRKKLQKQEDEEEKEAAAGVPKATAAAPPGPKKPRGASRKARLIVRNLSFKCSEDDLRSLFSPFGTVLEVNIPRKPDGKMRGFAFVQLGNMLEAAKALRGMNMKEIKGRPVAVDWAVAKDKYRATQGGQPDESEQKPGETEEQSVGDGEEEEEEKEEEEEDEEKAAGKMKVKLSSAQARGRPAKGTAAAESSEEEEEDDEGGSEDDNEQEEGSDEGEDEEEDEEEEEEEDEGGAAPEKQRGRGQQPPSDVGEGRTVFIRNLSFDTEEEALGELLQQFGDLKYVRIVLHPDTEHSKGCAFAQFLTQEAAQKCLQAAQEESEAGGLRLDGRLLRIDLAVSREEAQKLRGQKTKKPTGTRNLYLAREGLIRAGTKAAEGVSDADMAKRARFEELKYQKLRDQNIFVSRTRLCIHNLPKAVDSARLRRLVLRVAGGARALRIKECRVMRELRGQGRSLGYAFVEFGEHEQALAALRSINNNPHLFGAQKRPIVEFSLEDRRKLKLKEQRAQRSLLKLKRKPAEKEPAAAGAAEPTGPPEKRQGRKKPPAKGLKGSQGPRGPPGGGQEAAPAPPSHPTPPAVAVPWSGFRTEAQVERVELPDGTTRKKVLALPSHRGPKIRKRDRGKVKPVPTKQPKGKAQRRKEKSKVAPTQARGRRQGGGAEARFSELVERYKRKILGSDPPAPKRSKWFES; encoded by the exons atggcggcggccgGTGGCGGCTCCGCTCCCGTTTCGGGCCGCACCGTGATGGTGCGGgggctgcccgccgccgccaccgccgccgaCCTCGAGAGCCTCTTCGGCTGCCTCGGGCCCCTCCGCCGCTGCTTCGTCGTCACCGAGAAGG gcaCCAAGACCTGCCGCGGCTTCGGCTACGTCAccttctccctgcccgaggaCGCCCAGCGAGCTCTGCGGGAGGCCACCACCCTTGGTGGCCGCCGGCTCGGCGTGACACCGGCCCGGCAGAGgcccagggaggggaggaagaagctgcaaaagcaggaggatgaggaggagaaggaggcagCAGCGG GTGTCCCCAAGGCCaccgctgcagcccccccaggacCGAAGAAGCCCCGAGGCGCCTCCAGGAAGGCCCGGCTGATCGTCCGCAACCTCAGCTTCaag TGCTCTGAGGACGACCTGAGGTCTCTCTTCTCGCCCTTCGGCACCGTGCTGGAGGTGAACATCCCCAGGAAGCCAG ACGGGAAGATGCGGGGATTCGCCTTCGTGCAGTTGGGGAACATGCTGGAAGCGGCCAAAGCGCTGCGGGGGATGAACATGAAGGAGATCAAAG GGCGGCCGGTGGCGGTGGACTGGGCCGTGGCTAAGGACAAGTACCGGGCGACGCAGGGCGGCCAGCCTGACG AGAGCGAGCAGAAACCTGGGGAGACCGAAGAGCAGAGTGTGGGCGatggtgaggaagaggaggaggaaaaggaggaggaggaggaagatgaggaaaaagcaGCTGGGAAGATGAAGGTCAagctctcctctgctcaggCACGGGGCCG GCCTGCGAAGGGGACGGCAGCTGCGGAGAGcagcgaggaagaggaggaagatgatgaaggaGGTAGCGAGGATGATAACGAGCAGGAGGAGGGCTCGGATGAGGGagaggatgaagaggaggatgaagaggaggaggaggaggaagatgaag GGGGGGCCGCGCCCGAGAAGCagcgggggagggggcagcagcccccctcGGACGTGGGCGAGGGCCGAACCGTCTTCATCCG GAATCTCTCCTTCGATACGGAGGAGGAGGCGCTGGGGGAACTGCTGCAGCAATTCGGGGACCTCAAGTACGTCCGCATCGTCCTGCACCCCGACACGGAGCACTCCAAGG GCTGCGCCTTCGCCCAGTTCCTGACGCAAGAAGCCGCCCAGAAATGTctgcaggctgcccaggaggaGAGTGAg gctggggggctgcggctgGACGGGCGGCTGCTCCGCATCGATCTGGCCGTGAGCCGCGAGGAAGCCCAGAAACTCCGCGGGCAGAAAACGAAGAAGCCGACGGGCACCCGAAACCTTTACCTGGCCCGCGAAGGCT tgATCCGTGCCGGGACGAAGGCCGCGGAGGGCGTGAGCGACGCCGACATGGCCAAGCGTGCGCGG TTTGAGGAGCTGAAGTACCAGAAGCTGCGGGACCAGAACATCTTCGTGTCCCGCACCCGGCTCTGCATCCACAACCTGCCCAAGGCCGTGGACAGCGCCCGGCTGCGGCGCCTCGTGCTGCGGGTGGCCGGCGGGGCCAGGGCCCTGCGCATCAAGGAG TGCCGGGTGATGCGGGAGCTGCGGGGGCAGGGGCGGTCCCTGGGGTACGCCTTCGTGGAGTTCGGGGAGCACGAGCAGGCGCTGGCCGCCCTGCGCAGCATCAACAACAACCCCCACCTCTTCGGGGCCCAGAAG AGACCCATCGTTGAGTTCTCGCTGGAGGACCGGCGGaagctgaagctgaaggagcagcGAGCTCAGCGCAGCCTG CTCAAGCTGAAACGGAAGCCGGCGGAGAAGGAACCGGCTGCTGCCGGGGCAGCCGAGCCAACGGGACCCCCGGAGAAGcggcagggaaggaagaaaccCCCCGCCAAGGGCCTCAAGGGCTCCCAGGGCCCGAggggacccccgggggggggacaggaggcggccccggcccccccgagCCACCCGACCCCCCCGGCCGTCGCCGTCCCCTGGTCCGGTTTCCGCACGGAGGCGCAGGTGGAGCGGGTGGAGCTGCCGGATGGCACCACCAGGAAGAAGGTTTTGGCGCTGCCCTCGCACCGCGGGCCCAAGATCAG GAAGCGGGACAGGGGGAAGGTGAAGCCTGTCCCCACCAAGCAGCCCAAGGGCAAAGCCCAGCGGCGGAAGGAGAAGAGCAAGGTGGCCCCCACCCAG GCGCGGGGGCGGCGGCAGGGCGGGGGGGCCGAGGCCCGGTTCAGCGAGCTGGTGGAGCGGTACAAGAGGAAGATCCTGGGCAGCGACCCCCCCGCGCCCAAGAGGAGCAAGTGGTTCGAGAgctga